The following are encoded in a window of Cryobacterium sp. CG_9.6 genomic DNA:
- the ftsY gene encoding signal recognition particle-docking protein FtsY has protein sequence MAERTPWSLSGALRGMFTKKTIDAETWDDLEDALIQADFGPTVTEVVVAELRAKVAKYNTTDPKDLQRMLREGIEERLSLLDSTLTLSERPAVILVVGVNGVGKTTTIGKLAKFLNTYGRTVVVGAADTFRAGAVDQLATWADRAGAQIVRPQSVGQDPASVAFQTVEKAKNEGIEIVIIDTAGRLHTKGGLMDELTKIRRVVEKQAPIAEVLLVLDATTGQNGLAQAEAFIQHAGVTGLVLTKLDGSARGGFVLAVQERTGIPIKLVGQGEGINDLTGFTPHVFAQKLIG, from the coding sequence ATGGCAGAACGCACCCCTTGGTCACTTTCCGGCGCTCTGCGTGGCATGTTCACGAAGAAGACGATCGATGCCGAGACCTGGGACGACCTTGAAGACGCCCTGATCCAGGCCGATTTCGGCCCGACCGTCACAGAGGTGGTGGTGGCCGAGCTGCGCGCGAAGGTGGCCAAATACAACACCACCGACCCGAAAGACCTGCAGCGGATGCTCCGCGAAGGCATCGAGGAACGTCTCTCCCTGCTGGACTCCACGCTCACACTCAGCGAACGACCCGCCGTCATTTTGGTTGTCGGTGTGAATGGTGTGGGTAAAACCACGACCATCGGCAAGTTAGCCAAGTTTCTGAACACCTATGGCCGCACCGTCGTTGTCGGAGCGGCCGACACCTTCCGTGCCGGCGCCGTAGACCAGCTGGCCACCTGGGCCGACCGGGCGGGAGCACAAATCGTGCGGCCGCAATCGGTGGGCCAGGATCCGGCATCCGTCGCCTTTCAGACCGTGGAGAAGGCGAAGAACGAGGGGATCGAGATCGTCATCATCGATACCGCCGGTCGACTGCACACCAAGGGTGGTCTCATGGATGAGCTCACCAAGATTCGTCGTGTGGTGGAGAAGCAGGCGCCGATTGCCGAGGTTTTGCTGGTGCTCGACGCGACCACCGGCCAGAATGGGCTGGCGCAGGCCGAGGCGTTCATTCAACATGCCGGTGTGACCGGACTCGTGCTTACTAAACTCGACGGCTCGGCCCGGGGCGGCTTCGTGCTGGCCGTTCAGGAACGCACCGGGATTCCGATCAAACTCGTCGGGCAGGGGGAGGGCATCAACGACCTCACCGGTTTCACGCCTCACGTTTTCGCGCAGAAGCTCATCGGTTAG
- a CDS encoding DUF2004 domain-containing protein yields the protein MTIEHDFFGILGSDDAGEVYWSETAELGDQDIEVDLSSPNEDDVQAEALDLAAAMINNIEDLDSAARESLVAELTTKATPTSTYIDQHVEEMDPEALADAIIWDSGDQQIDFLRSLRLQRVGFHPHHTGSEEHFALLEYSISPDDTDSLLIVAIDVNGDTVQISIEN from the coding sequence ATGACCATTGAGCATGATTTTTTCGGAATCTTGGGTAGCGACGACGCCGGTGAGGTGTACTGGTCGGAGACTGCCGAGCTGGGCGACCAGGACATTGAGGTCGACCTCAGTTCACCGAACGAGGACGATGTTCAGGCCGAGGCGCTCGATCTTGCCGCTGCCATGATCAACAACATCGAGGACCTGGATTCCGCTGCGCGCGAGTCCCTGGTGGCTGAGCTTACGACCAAGGCCACGCCCACCTCCACCTATATCGACCAACATGTTGAGGAGATGGACCCGGAGGCACTCGCGGACGCCATCATCTGGGATTCCGGTGATCAGCAGATTGACTTCCTGCGCTCGCTTCGCCTGCAGCGGGTGGGATTCCACCCGCATCACACCGGGTCGGAAGAGCACTTCGCTCTGCTGGAGTACTCGATCAGTCCCGATGACACTGACTCGCTTCTCATCGTGGCCATCGACGTCAACGGCGATACGGTGCAGATCTCGATCGAGAACTAG